CCGACTTGGGTGATCTGCTGAGCAACTTGGTACTCATTCTTGCACCACTGCGCCATGTTAAAGAAACGTACGTAGAATGTACTCTCATCATCACGCTTAAGCGCAAAACGGTCACGCAGTGTTTTTGCTTTTTCAAAGCGATCTCCCTTATTGAGATGATTGAGAATTTGTGAGAACTCATTATCAGAGAAAGTAACACCGTTAAACTTACCTAACTGAGAACGCAAATTAGTAACCATTGCATCACTATCAACCAGAACGACAGACTCAAAACCCAACCCTTGAAGTTGTTTCAGGAGTGTTTTTTCTAGTTCTTGTTCGGATTGATGAGTCATAGACCTCTATATAACCTAATAATTAGAAATTACACAAACATTTTCTGGAGAAGGCCTCTTTTCCAAGTCTCTGCTTTCTCGATCTGCTTTGACTTAAATTCAATTAGTTCGTCAACAGATTTTAGGAAATTGCTAATTTCAAGCTGCTCATCCTTTGAAGTTGGCACTGTAACTTTAATTTCTTTAAGGTGCTTAAACTTTAGATTCCAAGTATCTGAAGTAAGACCCTGCGAATAACGGTAGAAATCAAACACCACTCTCGGTATCTTGAATAAATAGCCAAAAAAATTAGGATCGCCAGTCTTAGGAGCGACAACTGTATATGCTGGACTCACAATTCCTTCAAAGGCAGACACACCGGATGCCCCTTGCCACATCCTCATTGTGTTATATGCAATATCATTTTTGCGGACTACTTTGTAATTTGATTTGTTACCACTAGAATTATTTTTCTTAACTGAATCATCGTATTTAGTTACGCCGTTTTTCATTGTGATCGAAAGCAAATCATAATTTTTATTACCCGCTCTTTCAGTTCTTTCTTCTATGATTTTACCAAGTCTTACTGTTTGCCAATCAGGAAAATTCTTTCCATTTTTATCTTTAAAACGTACTTCCTGTGTGAAGATTTTTAGCATAACTCCCTGCTTAAATTCTTCAAGTTTCTCCCTCTGGTATTTCATTTTTTCAATAAGTGAATCGGCATTATTAAGAAAAACTTGAATCTTTTTTTGTTCACCTACAGAGGGTAGGAAGACCTTTATTTTTCCAATGGTACTTCTTGATAAACTTGGTACGCCAGATGCCTCGTTGTACTTCTTCCAATAGATATTCTGAAAAAGTCTATAAACGAATTTGGGGGTGACTTCTTTGAAGTCACTAGTATAAAAGAGAGTATCAACAGTCCAAAAACGACCGCTAAAATAAACTGGCTTATCAATAGTACCCTTGCGACCAATGAACACTGACTCACCATCATGAAGAGCTTCATCAACATAAGTCATAACCCCACCGGTACCAAAAACTGGCACATTACCTGCTTTGAGATGTTTATAATCTCTACCACTACATACTGTGAGTATTTGAGCAATTCGTTTTTCTTGCCATGAGTCAGAAAATTGTGAAAATCGCAGTTCGGGCACTTTTTTCTGTTTTGTAGAAGATTCAGACATGATTAAAACGGTATTTTTATTCCAAGTTCTTTACACGTTTCACTTATGACTTTCTCTAACTTAGTTTCGTTTATTTTCAAGTTCTTAAGCTCTGTTGCGACGGCATCCACATTAATTGAAACCTCCTCTTCGAATGTGTCTACATAGCGAGGAATGTTTAAGTTGAAGTCATTTTCTCTAATTTCTTCTAATGAGGCATTGTGTGAGTATTTATCAATCTCCTTTCGGTGACGGTAGGTATCAAAAATTTTTTCAATATGTTCATCATCCAAGAAGTTTTGATTTTTACCCTTACGAGAATCTCTTGAAGCTTCAATAAAGAGAATCGTATCGTCTTCTTTTCTACACTTCTTAAATATGAGAATCGTTGCTGGAATGCCAGTACCATAGAAAAGATTTGCTGGTAGTCCGATAACAGCATCGAGATAATTGAGTTTTTCAATAATGTACTTACGAATATGACCTTCGGCTCCCGAGCGAAATAGTGCACCGTGTGGCAAAACAACAGTCATCGTACCGTTATCAGATAGATGATGGAGCATGTGAGTAACAAACGCGTAGTCCGCAGCTCCTTTTGGGGCAAGTCTTCCGTATTGAGAAAATCGATCGTCTGCAGCAAGGGTCGGGTCAGTATCACCCTTCCACTTTGCCCCAAAAGGAGGATTGGCCACTACTGCTTCGGCCCTAAGATCTGGAAGTTTATCGTCCGTGAGAGTATTGCCGTTCTCAATATCAAATTTTGAATAGTGTACTCCATGCAAGATCATGTTCATGCGAGCAAGGTTATACGTAGTTGTGTTGTACTCCTGTCCATAGTAATGAGCAATTTCAGCATATTCTCCAAGGCGCAGAAGAAGTGAGCCAGAACCACACGTAGGGTCATAAACTGAGCGAAGTTTTTTCTTACCATCAGTCACAATCATTGCCATGAGTCGTGAAACTTGAGCAGGAGTATAGAACTCACCCGCTTTCTTCCCAGCCCCCGCCGCAAACTGAGAAATGAGATACTCATACGCATCACCCAGCACGTCGCTCTTTGCGTCTTCCAATCTAAAATCAATCTTTGAGAGATGTGAGAGAATCGCAACTACTCTCTCGTTTTTGATCTTTTCTGATGACCCGAGTCTTACTGAGGCAAGGTCTACATCTGCAAACAGACCTTTGAAGTCATCTTCGCTATCAGTACCAGAAGAAGTCTGCTCAATTGAGTTAAGTACTCCCTTAAGGTCTTCGAGTATGAACTTGTCGTCACCTCGTTCACCGTTGCCTTTCTTAACAACTTCCGCAAAAAGTTGATTTGGCAACAGGAAGAACCCAAGTTTTTCGAGTGAGTGTGTTTTGACCGCTTCAATGTACTCTTTATCTTTCTTTATATCTAAACCAGCAAAAGTGCGCTTGTCAGCTTTCAAAAGTTCCTCGTTAGCATATTTCTCAAGCTTTTCAGAAAGATATTTATAGAAAATGAAGCCAAGAATGTAATTCCTGTACTCATCAGCATTCATGCTACTTCTTAGCGTATCTGCCACCGCCCACAGTTGTTTCTCTAGAAGTCTTTTTTGTTCGTCTGACATAAGCGGTTTATTTTAAAAGCTGATTAATACTTACTCCTAAAGCGTTGGCAATTTTTTCTACTGTATGAACCCTAGGGTCCGGTGTTATACCACGTTCGATCTTCGAAATCGTGTGGTAATCAAGACCAGTATCTCTCACTAAATCGCTCTTTGAGCGACCTGATTTTTTCAATAACTCTTTAATATTTGCTCCAATTTTTGAATCAAGCTTCTCGTTCATGTAAAAGTTTTGCTTAGCATAATTATACCAATAGTGAGAGTAGTAAATTCGCATTGATGTGAACAAGAAAGTCATATTATTTGCCTAAACTTATAGTTTTGTTTGCCAGCAGAAGTCTGGTTTTCAGACAGGATAATAGCTCTCGTTTTTCATGAGCTTGCCCTTCCCTCAGAATGTACTTAGCGTAGTTTCGTACCTCAATATCTTTCACTTTCACCTTCGTCTCTTTCTCACCAAGTAATCCAGCTTGAAACTTTTTATGTCGTTCAATCTCATCTTTAATTTTTTTGCGCATTCCGATTTCATCAAACGCTATCTTGTCCATCAGTCCAGCTAGTTGCTCGATCAAATCTTCTTCGTTTATGTACCCACATGTACAGTTTTTATCGTTATGCTTCGTGCACCCGTAATACACGTACCGGTGTACGTTTCCGTTCTTTTGAGTTTTGTATTTCTCATCAGCAGTGATACCTGAGCCACATAGACCGCAACTCAGTAACTTGGTGAAGGCAAACTCTTTTGTCTGCCATCCGTCTGACCTGCTGTTTTGTACTTTGATCTTTTCCTGCACCTGATCGAAGAGCGCTTTGCTAATGATTGGTTCATGTATGCCCTTATACCACTCACCACTGCCTTTCGGATATTCGAACGTTCCATAGTAGAAATGGTTTCGGAGAATCATATATAGATTGCCGAGGTATATCGGTTTGCCTGTTCTTGTCGTGAACTTCACTTCGTCACGAAGCCAGAAGTAAAGTTGTCTACCTGTTAGGTTCTCGTACGCGATCTTCTCAAACATCTTCTTTACAATCGGTGCTCTCTTGGGGTCTATGTCCTTGTGACACTTTTTGTCAGTGCGATTACTATTCAAATATCCCGTCGGTGCAATACATGGATAAAGACCCATCTCACACCGTGCTCGCATACCTCGCTTTACGTTCTGAACTTTGTTGTCATTTTCTAGTTTGGCTTGTGATCCAAGAATCATCAGTAGAAACTTTTCATTTGGGTTGTTGGTGAACTTCTGGCCGTACGTTCGTATCTCGTGCAGTGTTCCCGAGTCCATGAGATCCACTATTCGTCCGAGATCTCCTGCATTCCTTGAAATTCGATCAGGTGCCCATGTCAGTATGGCGTTGAACTTACCGCTATGGATATCTGCTACAAGCTCGTTGAACACTGGTCTCGTGCCAGCTTCTTTAGCGGAATGTGACTCCTTCCTGATTTCAGCCACCTCCAGATTATCTCGCTCCGCCATCTGCAGCATTTCTTTGATCTGAGAGTCGATAGAAAGCACTTGCATCTCCTCAGACTCCGTCGACTTACGTGCGTACAAGCAGTATTTTAGTGTTACTGGCGCTACTATTTTGCTCGACACGAACCCCTCTGGTGCTTCTGTTCTGCTCATTACCAACACTAATGACGCAACCCCTCTAGGAAGTCTAGAGGGGTTGGTAGTTGGTAAGTTGATCACTGAAAATCCTTCGCGACACCAGTCACATTCATACGGTAGTTCAACATTTCCTTGCTAATACCGTATTTTCTAGTCGCCTGAACATCCGTGAGTTTTTGTTTCTTTATATAAATACAAGCTTCTCGTGGAAGAAGTAGACAACCAGACAACCACCCCGCTTCATCTTCTTCATCCTGATTGTACGAAGCATACAGCAACCCATCGATAACATAATTCTTTCCGCCCTCATGCCCCAAAATCAAATGAGACAGTTCATGAGCCAAGTTACTAGCCTGTCTTGCTTTCGAATGTGTCGGATTTAAAACGATCACCGCAAGATCATTCGACCTTATCGTCATAGCAGACCAGCTGTCGGGATCATCTTCTGTCAAAGTCTTGCAACATTCTTTACTCACACCATTAATGTCTTCTGGCAACCAAATCCTAATGCCATGCAGCTCTGCCAGTACCCACATGTCTAGCGGGGAATAGGCCTGATGTCCTTGTCTCTTCCTTATGTTAAGCGCGGTTTTCTCCGCCCATGCTTTGAAACCACGTTTATACATACCGGGACCTTATTCACTCCCAATAGGCTGGAGTTTCGCCATCTCTTTTTGGGCAGCAATAATTACTTCTGCTAGAGCTTTAGCAGTAGTAGGTTTAACTTCTTTGTTTTTTCTAAAGTGGATTGCTGCCATTGGCGCTTCGTGCTTGGTCGCCTCACGAGTTTCGCCCTGCAGAAAAGCTCCTGCGTCAATCTCAAGCCACGCACAGACTTTTTGGAAAGTATCTATGTCGGCCATATATCCTCGTTCGATACGTGACAAGGTCGCCGGACTAATCCCAATGTCCTTGGCCACAACACGAACACCCCGCCCGGCTCTCTTGGCGAAAACTTTTTCGCCAAGTTTTTCAAACCTGCGGGAGGTGTCTTTATTTGAT
Above is a genomic segment from Candidatus Nomurabacteria bacterium containing:
- a CDS encoding restriction endonuclease subunit S, translated to MSESSTKQKKVPELRFSQFSDSWQEKRIAQILTVCSGRDYKHLKAGNVPVFGTGGVMTYVDEALHDGESVFIGRKGTIDKPVYFSGRFWTVDTLFYTSDFKEVTPKFVYRLFQNIYWKKYNEASGVPSLSRSTIGKIKVFLPSVGEQKKIQVFLNNADSLIEKMKYQREKLEEFKQGVMLKIFTQEVRFKDKNGKNFPDWQTVRLGKIIEERTERAGNKNYDLLSITMKNGVTKYDDSVKKNNSSGNKSNYKVVRKNDIAYNTMRMWQGASGVSAFEGIVSPAYTVVAPKTGDPNFFGYLFKIPRVVFDFYRYSQGLTSDTWNLKFKHLKEIKVTVPTSKDEQLEISNFLKSVDELIEFKSKQIEKAETWKRGLLQKMFV
- a CDS encoding type I restriction-modification system subunit M, yielding MSDEQKRLLEKQLWAVADTLRSSMNADEYRNYILGFIFYKYLSEKLEKYANEELLKADKRTFAGLDIKKDKEYIEAVKTHSLEKLGFFLLPNQLFAEVVKKGNGERGDDKFILEDLKGVLNSIEQTSSGTDSEDDFKGLFADVDLASVRLGSSEKIKNERVVAILSHLSKIDFRLEDAKSDVLGDAYEYLISQFAAGAGKKAGEFYTPAQVSRLMAMIVTDGKKKLRSVYDPTCGSGSLLLRLGEYAEIAHYYGQEYNTTTYNLARMNMILHGVHYSKFDIENGNTLTDDKLPDLRAEAVVANPPFGAKWKGDTDPTLAADDRFSQYGRLAPKGAADYAFVTHMLHHLSDNGTMTVVLPHGALFRSGAEGHIRKYIIEKLNYLDAVIGLPANLFYGTGIPATILIFKKCRKEDDTILFIEASRDSRKGKNQNFLDDEHIEKIFDTYRHRKEIDKYSHNASLEEIRENDFNLNIPRYVDTFEEEVSINVDAVATELKNLKINETKLEKVISETCKELGIKIPF
- a CDS encoding helix-turn-helix transcriptional regulator, which gives rise to MTFLFTSMRIYYSHYWYNYAKQNFYMNEKLDSKIGANIKELLKKSGRSKSDLVRDTGLDYHTISKIERGITPDPRVHTVEKIANALGVSINQLLK
- a CDS encoding recombinase family protein; protein product: MSRTEAPEGFVSSKIVAPVTLKYCLYARKSTESEEMQVLSIDSQIKEMLQMAERDNLEVAEIRKESHSAKEAGTRPVFNELVADIHSGKFNAILTWAPDRISRNAGDLGRIVDLMDSGTLHEIRTYGQKFTNNPNEKFLLMILGSQAKLENDNKVQNVKRGMRARCEMGLYPCIAPTGYLNSNRTDKKCHKDIDPKRAPIVKKMFEKIAYENLTGRQLYFWLRDEVKFTTRTGKPIYLGNLYMILRNHFYYGTFEYPKGSGEWYKGIHEPIISKALFDQVQEKIKVQNSRSDGWQTKEFAFTKLLSCGLCGSGITADEKYKTQKNGNVHRYVYYGCTKHNDKNCTCGYINEEDLIEQLAGLMDKIAFDEIGMRKKIKDEIERHKKFQAGLLGEKETKVKVKDIEVRNYAKYILREGQAHEKRELLSCLKTRLLLANKTISLGK
- a CDS encoding ImmA/IrrE family metallo-endopeptidase — translated: MYKRGFKAWAEKTALNIRKRQGHQAYSPLDMWVLAELHGIRIWLPEDINGVSKECCKTLTEDDPDSWSAMTIRSNDLAVIVLNPTHSKARQASNLAHELSHLILGHEGGKNYVIDGLLYASYNQDEEDEAGWLSGCLLLPREACIYIKKQKLTDVQATRKYGISKEMLNYRMNVTGVAKDFQ
- a CDS encoding helix-turn-helix transcriptional regulator; the protein is MKQSNKDTSRRFEKLGEKVFAKRAGRGVRVVAKDIGISPATLSRIERGYMADIDTFQKVCAWLEIDAGAFLQGETREATKHEAPMAAIHFRKNKEVKPTTAKALAEVIIAAQKEMAKLQPIGSE